The Equus quagga isolate Etosha38 chromosome 2, UCLA_HA_Equagga_1.0, whole genome shotgun sequence genome has a window encoding:
- the LOC124235916 gene encoding olfactory receptor 4F3/4F16/4F29-like has protein sequence MLTEPMDGANHSVVSEFVFLGLTNSWEIQLLLFVLSSTFYVASMMGNSLIMLTVTSDPHLHSPMYFLLANLSFIDLAVSSVTSPKMIYDLFRKRKVISFRGCITQIFFIHVIGGVEMVLLIAMAFDRYVAICKPLHYLTIMSPRMCIFFLVAAWMTGLIHSTVQLAFVVNLPFCGPNVLDSFYCDLPQFIKLACTDTYQLENMVTANSGFISVASFFILVISYIVIILTVQKHSSSGSSKALSTLSAHITVVLLFFGPLIFFYTWPSPSRHVGKFLAIFDAVLTPFLNPVIYTFRNQEMKVAMRRICRQLVNYRKIS, from the coding sequence ATGCTGACAGAGCCAATGGATGGAGCAAATCACTCTGTGGTGTCAGAGTTTGTGTTCCTGGGACTCACCAATTCCTGGGAGATCCAACTTCTCCTATTTGTGCTCTCCTCCACATTTTATGTGGCAAGCATGATGGGAAACTCCCTCATTATGCTCACTGTGACTTCTGACCCTCACTTACACTCCCCCATGTACTTTCTGTTGGCCAATCTCTCCTTCATTGACCTGGCAGTTTCTTCTGTCACTTCTCCAAAGATGATTTATGACCTTTTCAGAAAGCGTAAAGTCATCTCCTTTAGAGGCTGCATCACTCAAATCTTCTTCATCCACGTCATTGGTGGTGTGGAGATGGTACTGCTCATAGCCATGGCCTTTGACAGATATGTTGCCATATGTAAGCCCCTCCACTATCTGACCATCATGAGCCCAAGAATGTGCATCTTCTTTTTAGTGGCTGCCTGGATGACTGGCCTTATCCACTCCACAGTTCAATTGGCTTTTGTAGTAAACTTACCCTTCTGTGGTCCTAATGTGTTGGACAGCTTTTACTGTGACCTTCCTCAGTTCATCAAACTTGCCTGCACAGACACCTACCAACTGGAGAACATGGTCACAGCCAACAGTGGATTCATCTCTGTTGCCTCCTTCTTCATACTGGTCATTTCCTATATTGTCATCATTCTTACTGTTCAGAAACATTCTTCCTCTGGTTCATCAAAGGCTCTGTCCACACTGTCAGCTCACATCACTGTGGTGCTCCTGTTCTTTGGTCCTTTGATATTCTTCTATACATGGCCATCTCCCTCCAGACATGTAGGTAAGTTTCTGGCCATCTTTGATGCAGTTCTCACTCCTTTCCTGAATCCTGTCATTTACACATTCAGGAATCAAGAAATGAAGGTGGCAATGAGGAGAATATGCAGACAGCTAGTGAATTACAGGAAGATCTCTTAA
- the LOC124235923 gene encoding olfactory receptor 4F3/4F16/4F29-like, which yields MATKPMDGENSSVVSEFVFLGLTNSWEIQLLLFVLSSMFYVASMMGNSLIILTVTSDPHLHSPMYFLLANLSFIDLGVSSVSSPKMIYDLFRKRKVISFRGCITQIFFIHIIGGVEMVLLIAMAFDRYVAICKPLHYLTIMSPRMCIFFLVAAWMTGLIHSTVQLVFVINLPFCGPNVLDSFYCDLPRFIKLACTDTYQLEFMVTANSGFISVASFFILIISYIIIILTVQKHSSAGSFKALSTLSAHVTVVVLFFGPLIFFYTWPSPSTYLDKFLAFFDAVLTPFLNPLIYTFRNQEMKVAMRRIFRQIVNYRKIS from the coding sequence ATGGCAACAAAGCCAATGGATGGAGAGAATAGCTCTGTGGTGTCAGAGTTTGTGTTCCTGGGACTCACCAATTCCTGGGAGATCCAACTTCTCCTGTTTGTGCTCTCCTCCATGTTTTATGTGGCAAGCATGATGGGAAACTCCCTCATTATTCTCACTGTGACCTCTGACCCTCACTTACACTCCCCCATGTACTTTCTGTTGGCCAACCTCTCCTTCATTGACTTGGGAGTTTCCTCTGTCAGTTCTCCCAAGATGATTTATGACCTTTTCAGAAAGCGTAAAGTCATCTCCTTTAGAGGCTGCATCACTCAAATCTTCTTCATCCACATCATTGGTGGTGTGGAGATGGTACTGCTCATAGCCATGGCCTTTGACAGATATGTTGCCATATGTAAGCCCCTCCACTATCTGACCATCATGAGCCCAAGAATGTGCATCTTCTTTTTAGTGGCTGCCTGGATGACTGGCCTTATCCACTCCACGGTTCAATTGGTTTTTGTCATAAACTTACCTTTCTGTGGTCCTAATGTGTTGGACAGCTTTTACTGTGACCTTCCTCGGTTCATCAAACTTGCCTGCACAGACACCTACCAACTGGAGTTCATGGTCACAGCCAACAGTGGGTTCATCTCTGTTGCCTCCTTCTTCATACTGATCATTTCCTATATAATCATCATTCTCACTGTTCAGAAACACTCGTCTGCTGGTTCATTTAAGGCTCTGTCCACACTGTCAGCTCACGTCACTGTGGTAGTCTTGTTCTTTGGTCCTTTGATATTCTTCTATACATGGCCCTCTCCCTCCACATACCTAGATAAGTTTCTGGCTTTCTTTGATGCAGTTCTCACTCCTTTCCTGAATCCTCTCATTTACACATTCAGGAATCAAGAAATGAAGGTGGCAATGAGGAGAATATTCAGACAGATAGTGAATTACAGGAAGATCTCTTAA
- the LOC124236140 gene encoding olfactory receptor 4F6-like: protein MWGGNHSVVSEIVLVGLTNSLEMQLALFLVFSVFYVAGILGNLLIVLTVISDPHLHSPLYFLLANLSFIDIWVSSSTAPKMISDLFKERKVISFQGCIAQTFFIHIMGGTEMVLLIAMALDRYVAIRRPLHYLNIMNFRTCILLLVASWTIGIIHSLIQLVFVVNLPFCGPNELDGFYCDLPRLISLACTDTYRLELMVTANSGFISLGTFCILIISYIFILLTVWQRSSDGLSKALSTLSAHITVVVLFFGPCIFVYSWPFPTVPVDKFLAIFYVIITPFLNPTIYTFRNKEMKVAMRRIFSQVLSFRKLF, encoded by the coding sequence ATGTGGGGAGGAAATCATTCGGTGGTGTCTGAGATTGTGTTGGTGGGACTCACCAATTCCTTGGAGATGCAACTAGCCCTCTTCCTAGTTTTCTCTGTGTTCTATGTAGCAGGTATTTTGGGAAACCTCCTCATTGTGCTCACAGTGATCTCTGACCCTCACTTGCACTCCCCCCTGTACTTCCTGCTGGCCAACCTCTCCTTTATTGACATATGGGTTTCCTCCAGTACAGCCCCCAAGATGATTTCTGATCTTTTCAAGGAGAGAAAAGTAATCTCTTTCCAAGGCTGCATTGCTCAGACATTCTTTATTCACATTATGGGAGGAACTGAGATGGTTCTGCTCATTGCCATGGCCCTTGACCGTTATGTTGCTATACGTAGACCTCTCCACTACCTGAACATCATGAACTTCAGAACTTGTATTTTACTCTTGGTGGCTTCCTGGACCATTGGAATCATCCACTCTTTGATCCAACTTGTGTTTGTTGTAAACTTACCATTCTGTGGCCCCAATGAATTGGACGGCTTTTACTGCGATCTTCCTCGACTTATTAGTCTTGCCTGCACAGACACTTACAGATTGGAGCTGATGGTCACTGCCAATAGTGGTTTCATCTCCCTGGGAACTTTCTGCATTCTGATCATCTCCTATATCTTCATCTTGCTCACTGTCTGGCAACGTTCTTCAGATGGCTTGTCCAAGGCCCTCTCTACACTGTCAGCTCACATCACTGTGGTGGTCCTGTTTTTTGGCCCATGTATTTTTGTGTACTCCTGGCCATTTCCCACAGTGCCAGTGGATAAGTTCCTTGCCATTTTTTATGTAATTATCACACCGTTTCTGAACCCCACCATCTACACCTTTAGGAACAAAGAGATGAAGGTGGCAATGAGGAGAATATTCAGTCAGGTGTTGAGTTTCAGGAAGCTGTTTTAA